One stretch of Desulfovibrio sp. JC022 DNA includes these proteins:
- a CDS encoding helix-turn-helix transcriptional regulator has protein sequence MSDIVERFLSIKNLVGIKRNEFCKRVGVSATTHDNYQKGKGTPKAPFLCKVCEEFCINGHWLLTGEGEVFMDESTTPPRPADPNLLNTGENINLIGLAQCGIDGWSQTMPIAINSSVPEFHKDYIAALTIGDSMVPAGILPGNIVYCDPRLQPSIGEPVFVMRRDAQQEESAGVKIYNGQDEKWIYLQGWLNKQGEKPQTEFCIQQLVSEISLIAPVVMIRRRV, from the coding sequence ATGTCCGATATTGTTGAAAGATTCCTGAGCATAAAAAATCTGGTGGGCATCAAGCGCAACGAATTCTGCAAAAGGGTCGGGGTCTCGGCCACAACCCACGATAATTACCAGAAAGGCAAAGGCACACCCAAGGCCCCGTTTCTTTGTAAAGTCTGTGAAGAATTCTGCATCAACGGGCACTGGCTGCTCACAGGGGAAGGCGAAGTCTTCATGGATGAATCCACGACACCTCCGCGTCCTGCTGATCCTAACCTGCTGAACACCGGCGAAAACATAAACCTGATCGGCCTTGCCCAATGCGGGATCGACGGCTGGTCCCAGACCATGCCTATCGCCATCAACAGTTCAGTGCCGGAGTTCCACAAGGATTACATAGCCGCACTGACCATTGGGGACTCCATGGTCCCGGCTGGAATACTGCCCGGAAATATCGTCTATTGCGATCCACGCCTCCAACCTTCCATCGGAGAACCTGTTTTTGTCATGCGGAGGGACGCCCAGCAGGAAGAATCAGCCGGAGTAAAAATCTACAACGGCCAGGATGAAAAATGGATATACTTGCAGGGATGGCTGAACAAACAAGGAGAAAAGCCGCAGACAGAATTTTGTATTCAGCAGCTTGTCAGCGAGATCAGTTTGATTGCGCCGGTTGTTATGATTCGGCGGAGGGTATGA
- the argH gene encoding argininosuccinate lyase has translation MADNKLWGGRFAAKTAQSVEDYTESVSYDQNLYREDISGSQAHAKMLAEQGVLTVEEAEILVKGLDQVLEEIESGKFEWKKEMEDLHMNIESRLTEIVGAVGGKLHTGRSRNDQVATDFRLHVLRSLEAWKTALEKLIASFTAKADENREVLLPGYTHLQPAQPVSLAHHMLAYAWMFKRDHSRVVDCIKRANVCPLGAAALAGTTYPLKPATSAKHLGMEDTFRNSLDAVSDRDFVMEAMFAGSLVMTHLSRICEELIIWANPCFGFIKLPDEFSTGSSIMPQKKNPDVCELMRGKTGRVYGDLFSLMTTCKGLPLAYNRDMQEDKEPFFDCDKTVHASVVIMADMMDAMGFNPENMESALKKGFLNATELADYLVGKGIPFREAHHITGSAVAKAEAESRGLEDMTLEELKTFSDKIEEDVFEVLSYEAAVRRRVSPGSTGPESVDAQIAELKAWLNK, from the coding sequence ATGGCAGATAATAAATTATGGGGCGGCAGATTTGCTGCCAAGACCGCACAGTCCGTAGAAGATTACACTGAATCCGTAAGCTACGACCAGAACCTGTACCGCGAAGATATTTCCGGCTCTCAGGCTCACGCCAAAATGCTGGCAGAGCAGGGCGTGCTTACCGTAGAAGAGGCCGAGATTCTGGTCAAAGGTCTTGATCAGGTGCTGGAAGAAATCGAATCCGGTAAATTTGAATGGAAAAAGGAGATGGAAGATCTCCATATGAATATCGAAAGCAGGCTGACCGAGATTGTCGGTGCTGTGGGCGGTAAACTGCATACCGGACGCAGCCGTAACGATCAGGTCGCAACTGATTTTCGTCTGCACGTACTCCGTTCCCTTGAAGCATGGAAGACTGCGCTGGAAAAGTTGATCGCATCTTTTACAGCTAAAGCAGATGAGAACAGGGAGGTGCTGCTGCCCGGTTACACCCATCTTCAGCCTGCGCAGCCTGTCAGTCTTGCCCATCACATGCTGGCTTATGCTTGGATGTTTAAACGCGATCACAGCAGGGTAGTTGATTGCATCAAAAGAGCAAATGTCTGCCCGCTGGGTGCTGCTGCTCTGGCCGGAACCACCTATCCGCTTAAGCCCGCAACTTCCGCAAAACACCTCGGCATGGAAGATACTTTCCGTAACAGCCTTGATGCTGTTTCCGACCGTGATTTCGTTATGGAAGCCATGTTCGCCGGAAGTCTGGTGATGACCCATTTGAGCCGTATCTGTGAAGAACTGATCATCTGGGCCAACCCCTGCTTCGGCTTTATCAAGCTGCCTGATGAATTTTCCACCGGATCATCCATCATGCCTCAAAAGAAAAACCCGGACGTTTGCGAACTCATGCGCGGTAAGACCGGACGTGTCTACGGTGATCTTTTTTCACTGATGACCACCTGCAAAGGACTTCCGCTGGCTTATAACCGCGACATGCAGGAAGACAAAGAGCCTTTCTTTGATTGCGACAAAACTGTGCATGCTTCAGTGGTTATCATGGCTGATATGATGGATGCCATGGGCTTCAATCCTGAAAATATGGAATCCGCTCTCAAGAAGGGCTTTCTCAACGCCACCGAGCTGGCAGATTATCTTGTGGGCAAGGGCATTCCCTTCCGCGAAGCGCACCACATCACCGGATCTGCTGTTGCCAAGGCAGAAGCAGAGAGCAGGGGACTTGAGGATATGACTCTTGAAGAACTCAAGACTTTTTCAGATAAAATTGAAGAAGATGTTTTTGAGGTCCTTTCTTACGAAGCAGCGGTAAGACGCAGGGTTTCCCCCGGCAGCACCGGACCTGAATCCGTGGATGCTCAGATTGCTGAACTTAAGGCTTGGCTGAATAAATAA
- a CDS encoding argininosuccinate synthase, with amino-acid sequence MSKIEKVVLAYSGGLDTSIILKWIKKEYNCEVITLTADLGQGEELDGIDEKALKTGATKAYVEDLREEFARDFIFPAFRAGVIYEGRYLLGTSIARPLIAKRMVEIAEMEGAQAVAHGATGKGNDQVRFELGAMGMNPKLKNIAPWREWDLKSRTDLMRFAEENDIEIPNTRKKPWSMDANLLHVSFEGAELEDPWNAPSPESYRYCRPIEEAPDEPEIITIDFEKGDPIAINGTKYSPAALIEKLNELGGKHGVGRVDMVENRFVGMKSRGVYETPGGTIMHVAHRDLEGLCMDREVMHLRDSLIPKYAEMLYNGFWYAPERVALQAMIDETQKTITGTVRVKLYKGNVIPEGRKSPYSLYREDLATFEEDEVYDQKDAEGFIKLVGLRLKGKTSSGSEWIKEGDVEDVD; translated from the coding sequence ATGAGTAAAATTGAAAAAGTGGTATTGGCATATTCCGGTGGTCTGGATACCTCAATCATCCTTAAATGGATCAAGAAGGAATACAACTGCGAAGTTATCACCCTTACTGCCGACCTCGGACAGGGTGAAGAACTTGACGGTATTGATGAAAAAGCCCTTAAGACCGGCGCAACCAAAGCGTATGTTGAAGACCTGCGTGAAGAGTTCGCCCGTGATTTTATTTTTCCCGCTTTTCGTGCCGGTGTGATCTACGAAGGTCGTTACCTGCTTGGAACTTCCATTGCTCGTCCTCTCATCGCCAAAAGAATGGTTGAGATTGCTGAAATGGAAGGCGCACAGGCTGTTGCCCACGGCGCAACCGGTAAAGGTAACGATCAGGTCCGCTTTGAACTGGGCGCAATGGGCATGAACCCCAAGCTCAAGAATATCGCTCCCTGGCGTGAATGGGATCTAAAGTCCCGTACCGATCTTATGAGATTTGCAGAAGAGAATGATATTGAGATTCCCAACACCCGTAAGAAGCCGTGGTCTATGGATGCCAACCTGCTGCACGTAAGTTTTGAAGGTGCAGAGCTTGAAGATCCCTGGAATGCTCCTTCTCCTGAATCTTACCGTTACTGCCGTCCCATTGAGGAAGCACCGGATGAGCCTGAAATCATCACTATTGATTTTGAAAAAGGTGATCCTATCGCAATTAACGGCACCAAATATTCTCCGGCAGCCCTCATTGAAAAGCTCAATGAACTTGGCGGCAAGCATGGTGTAGGTCGTGTGGATATGGTTGAGAACCGTTTTGTGGGCATGAAGTCCCGCGGTGTGTACGAAACTCCCGGCGGAACCATCATGCACGTTGCTCATCGCGACCTTGAAGGACTTTGCATGGACCGTGAAGTCATGCACCTTCGTGACAGCCTGATTCCCAAGTACGCTGAAATGCTTTACAACGGATTCTGGTATGCTCCCGAACGTGTTGCTCTTCAGGCAATGATCGATGAAACCCAGAAGACCATCACCGGTACTGTTCGTGTGAAACTCTACAAGGGTAACGTCATTCCCGAAGGCCGTAAGTCTCCTTACTCCCTGTATCGCGAAGATCTCGCTACTTTCGAAGAAGACGAAGTATACGACCAGAAAGATGCCGAAGGTTTCATCAAGCTGGTGGGGCTGCGTCTCAAAGGCAAGACTTCTTCAGGCTCCGAATGGATCAAAGAAGGCGACGTCGAAGACGTAGATTAG
- a CDS encoding IS110 family transposase → MAKLTISSIGRFVEGFQGQRFSVGIDVHKRSFSVALLRPDGMVKSWTTPADVEAITNRLASLPIYISAVCYEAGPTGFGLARSLRSAGIKVIVAAPSRIPRPVAATNKTDSLDCIKLTELAASKLVRSIAIPTEKEEAFRALSRRRHQITDSLRRVKQRIRSLFLALGIAEPAGIDSWSKSAISALEHQSLPAGAAETRDSLLSELRYLILAQKEVDTKLERLTLEQDEAKRIAAMRSVPGVGRVVATTFAAEIYNPKRFNHSKEITSYLGLAPVIRQSGGSKGRATLRPVGQRRLRSLLIEAAWMWKQRDGWAREFYNRILGKHGVPQKAIAALARKLAALLWKLSLPAETA, encoded by the coding sequence ATGGCTAAGCTAACAATATCATCAATTGGCAGGTTTGTGGAAGGCTTTCAGGGGCAACGTTTTTCCGTAGGTATCGACGTCCATAAGCGCAGTTTTAGTGTGGCTTTGCTTAGACCAGACGGAATGGTTAAAAGCTGGACAACTCCCGCCGACGTGGAAGCCATAACCAATAGACTTGCTTCACTTCCGATATACATTTCTGCTGTGTGCTATGAGGCCGGACCGACAGGTTTTGGTCTAGCACGTAGCCTGCGTTCTGCAGGTATCAAAGTCATTGTTGCCGCTCCGAGCCGTATTCCCCGTCCTGTTGCTGCTACCAACAAAACTGACAGTCTCGACTGCATAAAGCTTACAGAGCTTGCAGCATCAAAATTGGTTCGATCAATCGCTATTCCTACTGAAAAGGAAGAAGCATTCCGTGCTTTATCGAGAAGACGCCACCAGATCACAGATTCATTGCGCCGAGTTAAGCAGCGCATCAGATCTTTGTTTTTGGCATTAGGCATCGCTGAACCGGCGGGCATAGATAGCTGGAGTAAATCAGCAATTTCTGCTCTTGAACATCAATCGCTTCCGGCAGGAGCAGCCGAAACTCGCGACAGCCTTCTTTCAGAATTAAGATATCTCATTCTTGCTCAAAAAGAGGTTGATACTAAACTTGAACGACTAACTCTGGAACAAGACGAAGCAAAACGCATTGCTGCAATGAGGTCCGTTCCTGGAGTCGGAAGAGTCGTAGCAACAACTTTTGCGGCAGAAATCTATAATCCTAAACGTTTCAACCACAGCAAAGAAATCACATCTTATCTAGGACTTGCTCCTGTAATCAGGCAAAGCGGAGGCAGTAAGGGCAGAGCAACTCTTCGCCCAGTTGGTCAACGAAGACTTCGGAGTTTGCTTATCGAAGCTGCGTGGATGTGGAAACAAAGAGATGGATGGGCGCGTGAATTTTACAACAGAATTTTGGGTAAGCATGGAGTGCCACAGAAGGCTATTGCTGCGCTTGCTCGAAAACTTGCTGCTTTGCTCTGGAAACTAAGTCTTCCAGCTGAAACAGCATAA
- a CDS encoding class I SAM-dependent RNA methyltransferase, with amino-acid sequence MMDFERKSVVLVTCPKGFSPYLAEEMGRLGFKIRAELYAGVETKASLNDCMRLNLWVRCGHRVMYQLKKFKADTPDEMYNQVKDMVWENILGPDDYLTVTSSVRTETVNDSRFANVKVKDAIVDRIREKCGRRPSSGPEMSGIVVFLHWKDDECTVYLDTSGVPLSRRGYRKFPHKAPLQETLAATLIRAAQWYGRGNFVSPMCGSGTLAIEAALVALNGAPGLMREYYSFMKLPGYNPEYWDNLCIDAEDRERDSFEGKIIATDLDPEAVEAAKKNARAAGVEHHIEFDVCDFRDTQVPDGSGVVMMNPEYGERLGSRTKLEKIYSAIGDFLKNKCQGYKGLVFTGNLELAKFIGLKASKRLIFYNAKIECRLLEYEIFKGSRKSRY; translated from the coding sequence ATGATGGATTTCGAACGTAAAAGTGTTGTGCTGGTTACTTGTCCCAAGGGCTTCAGCCCATATCTTGCTGAAGAGATGGGGCGGCTGGGATTCAAAATCCGGGCTGAGCTATATGCCGGAGTGGAAACCAAAGCATCCCTTAACGATTGCATGCGCCTCAATCTTTGGGTCCGCTGCGGGCACCGGGTAATGTATCAGCTGAAAAAATTCAAAGCCGACACCCCGGACGAGATGTATAATCAGGTTAAGGATATGGTCTGGGAAAATATTCTTGGACCGGATGACTATTTGACCGTGACTTCATCTGTTCGTACCGAGACAGTTAATGATTCCCGTTTTGCCAATGTGAAGGTTAAGGATGCCATTGTTGACCGTATCCGTGAAAAGTGCGGACGTCGTCCTTCTTCCGGTCCTGAGATGTCCGGCATTGTCGTGTTTCTACATTGGAAAGATGATGAATGTACAGTTTACCTCGATACTTCCGGCGTGCCTCTTTCTCGTCGCGGTTATCGTAAATTCCCGCATAAGGCTCCTTTGCAGGAAACTCTGGCAGCAACGTTGATCAGAGCTGCGCAGTGGTACGGGCGTGGTAATTTTGTTTCCCCCATGTGCGGTAGCGGTACACTTGCCATTGAAGCTGCATTGGTTGCGCTTAATGGTGCGCCGGGACTTATGCGTGAATATTATTCTTTTATGAAGCTTCCCGGATACAATCCTGAATATTGGGATAATCTCTGTATTGATGCAGAGGACAGGGAACGTGATTCTTTTGAAGGAAAGATCATAGCTACAGATCTCGATCCGGAAGCTGTTGAAGCTGCCAAAAAGAACGCCCGTGCTGCCGGGGTTGAGCATCACATTGAATTTGATGTTTGTGATTTCCGGGATACGCAAGTTCCTGACGGGAGCGGGGTGGTCATGATGAACCCTGAATACGGAGAGCGTCTCGGTAGTCGGACTAAGCTGGAAAAAATATACTCTGCAATCGGTGATTTTTTGAAAAATAAATGTCAGGGCTACAAGGGTTTGGTCTTTACCGGAAATCTTGAATTGGCAAAATTTATAGGCCTTAAAGCTTCCAAGCGTTTGATTTTTTATAATGCCAAAATTGAATGCAGGTTGTTGGAATACGAGATTTTTAAGGGCAGCCGCAAATCGCGTTATTAA
- the putP gene encoding sodium/proline symporter PutP, producing MIQTETLLTFGVYLVFLLAVGWYFYKRTSNIEGYILGGRGLGGWVTALSAQASDMSGWLLMGLPGAVYLGGMTEAWIAIGLFLGTALNWIFVSARLRVYTQMTDTLTISSFFEKRFKDPTSLLRVGSAVIILMFFTIYSSSGLVAAGKLFESMFNIDYSVAVITGAVVIVSYTFLGGFMAVCWTDFFQGGLMFFAIVLVPILGTIDNGGISVIEAEMAAKHISTSLFHNGAGVPLSIVAIISTMAWGLGYFGQPHILTRFMGISSIKELPKATAVALIWVIISLAGAVVVGMVAIPMFDGLHGGEQEKVFIYMISKLFNPWVGGVLLAAILSAIMSTIDSQLLVSSSALTEDFYKKILRREASEKELMLVGRLCVLVISIIAMSMALTPGNTVLGLVSYAWGGFGAAFGPVILFSLFSRKTTWISALFGMVVGTLVLIFWKDAGLGATMYEIVPGFVANFLTIMVVNMFAPQKDEQILADFNEMEAALKK from the coding sequence GTGATTCAAACTGAGACTTTACTTACTTTTGGTGTTTATCTGGTCTTCCTGCTGGCGGTGGGGTGGTATTTTTACAAACGTACTTCTAATATTGAAGGCTATATCCTTGGCGGGCGCGGACTCGGCGGCTGGGTTACCGCTCTTTCCGCACAGGCCAGTGATATGTCCGGTTGGCTGCTTATGGGGCTGCCCGGCGCGGTTTATCTCGGCGGTATGACCGAGGCATGGATCGCAATAGGTCTTTTTCTCGGTACTGCCTTGAACTGGATTTTTGTTTCCGCCCGTCTGCGCGTCTACACCCAGATGACTGACACCCTCACAATTTCATCCTTTTTTGAAAAACGGTTTAAAGATCCGACCAGCCTGCTGCGTGTAGGTTCAGCTGTTATTATCCTGATGTTTTTTACTATTTATTCTTCGTCCGGTCTGGTGGCGGCGGGTAAGCTTTTTGAATCTATGTTCAATATTGATTATTCCGTGGCCGTAATTACCGGGGCGGTGGTTATTGTTTCCTATACTTTCTTGGGTGGATTCATGGCTGTCTGTTGGACTGACTTTTTTCAGGGCGGATTGATGTTCTTCGCCATTGTTCTTGTGCCTATTTTGGGAACAATCGATAATGGCGGAATATCCGTAATCGAGGCGGAGATGGCAGCTAAGCACATTTCCACCAGTCTTTTCCATAACGGGGCCGGAGTTCCTCTTTCCATAGTTGCTATAATTTCTACCATGGCCTGGGGGCTTGGTTATTTCGGTCAGCCGCATATCCTGACCCGTTTTATGGGTATCAGTTCCATTAAAGAACTTCCTAAAGCCACAGCGGTTGCCCTTATCTGGGTAATTATCTCTCTTGCCGGGGCGGTTGTTGTTGGTATGGTTGCAATTCCCATGTTTGACGGTCTTCATGGCGGTGAGCAGGAAAAAGTATTCATTTACATGATTTCCAAGCTATTTAACCCTTGGGTTGGCGGCGTGTTGCTGGCGGCGATTCTTTCTGCGATCATGTCCACCATCGATTCTCAGCTGCTGGTTTCCTCTTCCGCACTGACTGAGGACTTTTATAAAAAGATTCTGCGCCGTGAAGCTTCTGAAAAAGAGCTTATGCTCGTTGGTCGCCTTTGTGTTCTGGTTATTTCCATCATTGCCATGAGCATGGCCCTGACTCCGGGCAACACTGTTCTTGGACTTGTTTCCTATGCTTGGGGCGGATTCGGTGCTGCGTTTGGTCCGGTCATCCTGTTTTCTCTGTTCAGTAGAAAAACAACTTGGATTTCCGCACTTTTCGGTATGGTTGTTGGTACTCTGGTGCTTATTTTCTGGAAAGATGCCGGACTTGGCGCAACCATGTACGAAATCGTCCCTGGTTTTGTGGCTAACTTCCTGACCATTATGGTTGTGAATATGTTTGCCCCTCAGAAAGATGAGCAGATTCTGGCTGATTTTAATGAAATGGAGGCAGCCCTTAAGAAATAG
- the ybeY gene encoding rRNA maturation RNase YbeY: MADMLLEVLGAAGFDFDLKIVNDAAIAEVNEEFLGCVGPTNVLSFPFSETPDLEENSFLGEIVLSVDTLVRETRLYGQQPEEHTVRLLAHAMLHLAGYDHGPEMYSLTDSAVESVAPVFRQRILGWQ; encoded by the coding sequence ATGGCTGACATGCTGCTTGAGGTTCTGGGAGCGGCAGGCTTTGACTTTGATCTCAAAATAGTCAATGATGCCGCCATTGCTGAGGTTAATGAAGAATTTCTGGGCTGTGTCGGCCCGACTAATGTGCTCAGCTTTCCTTTTTCTGAGACTCCCGATCTGGAAGAGAACAGCTTTTTAGGAGAGATAGTTTTGTCTGTGGATACCCTTGTCCGTGAAACCCGACTCTACGGCCAGCAGCCGGAAGAGCATACCGTAAGACTGCTTGCGCATGCAATGCTGCACCTTGCCGGGTATGATCACGGTCCTGAAATGTATTCACTTACCGACTCTGCTGTTGAATCTGTTGCGCCTGTTTTCCGACAGCGAATTTTGGGTTGGCAATAG
- the argF gene encoding ornithine carbamoyltransferase translates to MIRHLLKINDVPRSELGQLLLRAKELKDNKIRNNALEGKTVIMVFEKASTRTRVSFDVAIEQLGGHSIFMTPAESQLGRSEPLEDTAQVLSRYADAIVVRTFGQQKVRTLAENSSVPVINALTDRYHPCQVLSDMLTIYERTPDLANVHVAWVGDGNNMAHSWINAAIYFPFYLTLAFPKGYEPDHDILSRALAMGAKINLSYDPAEAVKGAHYVNTDVFASMGQEEEQKKREMAFAAYQVNDKLLENADPDCKVMHCLPAHRGEEVTAEVLDGPRSIIFDQAENRLHMQKAILEWSVNGFEVDFDAVEKLLGPAQAVPHMHTIE, encoded by the coding sequence ATGATCAGACATCTCCTTAAAATTAATGATGTTCCCCGTTCAGAACTCGGTCAGCTCCTGCTGCGCGCAAAAGAACTTAAGGATAATAAAATCAGGAATAACGCCCTTGAAGGGAAGACCGTTATTATGGTTTTTGAAAAAGCTTCCACCCGTACACGGGTTTCTTTTGACGTTGCCATTGAGCAGCTCGGCGGTCATTCAATTTTCATGACTCCGGCGGAATCGCAGCTCGGCAGAAGTGAACCGCTGGAAGATACCGCACAGGTTCTTTCCCGCTACGCAGATGCCATTGTTGTCCGTACGTTCGGGCAGCAGAAGGTTCGCACCCTTGCTGAGAACAGTTCTGTGCCGGTCATTAACGCCCTGACAGACAGGTATCATCCCTGTCAGGTCTTAAGCGATATGCTGACCATCTATGAAAGAACTCCTGATCTTGCGAATGTACACGTTGCATGGGTCGGCGACGGCAATAACATGGCCCATTCATGGATCAATGCCGCTATTTATTTTCCCTTCTATCTGACCCTGGCTTTCCCCAAAGGATATGAGCCGGATCATGACATTCTTTCCCGTGCACTTGCCATGGGTGCGAAGATCAACCTCAGCTACGATCCTGCCGAAGCAGTTAAAGGTGCTCATTACGTGAACACTGACGTTTTCGCTTCCATGGGACAGGAAGAAGAGCAGAAGAAGCGTGAAATGGCTTTTGCAGCCTATCAGGTAAATGATAAGCTTCTTGAAAATGCTGATCCTGACTGCAAGGTCATGCATTGCCTGCCCGCACACCGTGGCGAAGAAGTTACTGCTGAAGTTCTGGACGGCCCCAGATCAATCATTTTTGATCAGGCTGAAAACAGACTGCACATGCAGAAAGCCATCCTTGAATGGTCTGTAAACGGTTTCGAAGTGGATTTTGATGCTGTTGAAAAACTGCTCGGACCTGCACAGGCAGTTCCGCACATGCATACTATTGAATAA
- a CDS encoding PhoH family protein encodes MADKEKFRVKLEFDNVGLASVLFGAQNANLDLISRQSGVRIESRGNSLQLISENEELIDPVAKAFTQLYKLLKSGKEVFPQDVEAAYRILCRDPQADLIKIFRDELFAVSPKKTLTPRTLTQRAYFSAIRENDMVFSVGPAGTGKTYLAVAMAVYALQRKEVNRIILTRPAVEAGEKLGFLPGDLVDKVNPYMRPLYDALYDMLDMGKVQDMIEENIIEIAPLAFMRGRTLSNAFVILDEAQNTTPEQMKMFITRLGFGSKAVVTGDITQIDLPNRDPSGLVEAVNILRDVRGISFIKFEDSDVIRHPLVARIVKAYDSYECRGGK; translated from the coding sequence ATGGCAGATAAAGAAAAGTTTCGTGTTAAGCTTGAGTTTGATAATGTGGGACTGGCCAGCGTACTGTTCGGTGCCCAGAATGCAAATCTTGATCTTATTTCACGCCAATCCGGTGTCAGGATAGAGAGCAGGGGTAATTCCCTGCAACTTATATCTGAGAATGAAGAGCTTATCGATCCGGTGGCGAAAGCATTTACTCAGCTCTATAAGCTGCTTAAGTCCGGTAAAGAGGTTTTTCCGCAGGATGTGGAGGCCGCTTACCGCATTCTCTGCCGTGATCCGCAGGCCGACCTGATCAAAATTTTCCGGGATGAGCTTTTTGCTGTTTCTCCCAAGAAAACCCTTACTCCACGTACTTTGACCCAGCGGGCTTATTTTTCCGCCATTCGCGAGAATGATATGGTTTTCTCGGTTGGTCCTGCCGGAACCGGTAAGACTTATCTTGCTGTTGCCATGGCGGTTTATGCCTTGCAGCGTAAGGAAGTTAACAGGATTATCCTGACCCGTCCTGCTGTTGAGGCCGGAGAAAAACTCGGTTTTCTGCCCGGTGATCTGGTGGATAAAGTCAATCCTTATATGCGCCCTCTCTACGACGCCCTGTACGATATGCTTGATATGGGCAAGGTGCAGGATATGATTGAGGAAAATATTATTGAGATTGCGCCGCTGGCCTTCATGCGCGGACGGACGCTTTCCAATGCCTTTGTCATTCTCGATGAGGCGCAGAACACTACGCCTGAGCAGATGAAGATGTTCATCACCCGTCTCGGTTTCGGCTCCAAAGCTGTTGTTACCGGGGATATCACCCAGATTGACCTGCCTAACCGTGATCCTTCCGGGCTGGTGGAAGCCGTTAATATTTTGCGTGATGTGCGGGGTATAAGCTTTATAAAATTTGAAGATTCCGATGTTATCCGCCATCCGCTGGTGGCCCGGATTGTCAAGGCTTACGATTCTTATGAGTGCCGGGGCGGTAAGTAG
- a CDS encoding response regulator, protein MPRILVVDDDPISRQVLKAMLEKEGHLVTEAEDGVKAVKGYDRNLIDLVITDIFMPEKEGVQTVRELMKENPDVKIIAVSGGSSSANYDSLDWIKMFGVKYTFTKPFDAKAILAAVDDLLGS, encoded by the coding sequence ATGCCCCGGATTCTCGTCGTAGATGATGATCCAATTTCACGTCAGGTTCTTAAAGCAATGCTTGAGAAAGAAGGGCACCTTGTTACGGAAGCCGAGGATGGAGTTAAGGCTGTAAAGGGGTACGACCGTAATCTGATCGATTTGGTTATCACAGATATTTTCATGCCGGAAAAAGAGGGTGTGCAGACTGTCAGGGAATTAATGAAAGAAAACCCGGATGTAAAAATTATCGCAGTGTCCGGCGGCAGTTCCTCTGCAAACTATGATTCGCTTGATTGGATTAAAATGTTCGGAGTTAAATACACTTTTACTAAACCTTTTGATGCCAAGGCTATACTTGCTGCTGTGGATGACCTTCTTGGATCATAA